In a genomic window of Streptomyces koelreuteriae:
- a CDS encoding LapA family protein, which yields MAQTSPDHKARTPFFSRPGVRRFLPFALITAVALVFIFENRTSVEIRLLIPMVTMPLWGALLIAWALGILASLFTVRRRSNRHSRKTG from the coding sequence ATGGCCCAGACCAGCCCAGACCACAAGGCGCGTACGCCGTTCTTTTCCCGCCCGGGCGTCCGCCGCTTCCTGCCGTTCGCTCTGATCACCGCGGTCGCTCTGGTCTTCATCTTCGAGAACCGCACGAGCGTCGAGATCCGCCTCCTCATCCCGATGGTGACCATGCCGCTCTGGGGCGCCCTCCTGATCGCCTGGGCTCTCGGCATCCTCGCCTCCCTCTTCACCGTGCGCCGCCGGTCGAACCGGCACTCACGAAAGACGGGATAG